The proteins below come from a single Benincasa hispida cultivar B227 chromosome 4, ASM972705v1, whole genome shotgun sequence genomic window:
- the LOC120076881 gene encoding basic leucine zipper 43-like, with amino-acid sequence MVVPSEIQEETQMELGAEEKYFWTIESTDVPNMIISTSSDQFCCRTSCNYNIDHNKRSSSAERVDERKQRRMISNRESARRSRMRKQKHVRELWCQLVRLCTQNHALEEKLRRLMESQQRLLQENASLKQQASAFRQILMDMELEQQLVNQF; translated from the coding sequence ATGGTTGTTCCAAgtgaaatccaagaagaaaccCAGATGGAATTAGGAGCTGAAGAAAAGTACTTTTGGACGATTGAAAGTACTGATGTGCCAAACATGATTATCTCAACATCTAGCGATCAGTTTTGTTGTCGAACAAGCTGTAATTACAACATTGATCATAATAAGAGGAGCAGCAGCGCAGAAAGGGTGGACGAAAGGAAGCAGAGGCGGATGATATCGAACCGAGAATCGGCTCGAAGGTCCCGAATGAGGAAGCAGAAGCATGTGAGGGAGCTTTGGTGTCAACTTGTTAGGCTATGCACTCAGAACCATGCGCTTGAGGAGAAGCTGAGGCGTTTGATGGAGTCTCAGCAACGCCTTCTCCAAGAGAATGCCAGCCTTAAGCAACAAGCTTCTGCTTTTCGCCAGATCCTTATGGATATGGAACTTGAACAACAACTAGTCAACCAATTTTGA